The genomic DNA TCCGACACTGGTTCAAGGTATGTGGGAGTTTTGATGTAGGTGTGGGGATCCGGAAACTCCTGGAAATGGTTGTGGATATGTGGTGGGTGGGGTCTGTTGTCCCCTGCACTGAGAGCCTTGGGTGTCACTGGCTGATTGGTCACCAGAGGTGCAGTGATGACCATCCTCTGAGACCCTTTTGCATAAGCAGGAAGAGTGTTCACATTGAACCCCATTTCAACCAGTGTGACCAAGATATCCCACAGTGTGGGCTGGGACCTGGCTGGTGTGTTCACAGAAAGACTTGGCACTTCTCCAGACTTCTGAGATGTAGCTCTGTAATATCTCTGTTAGTGTTTCTACAGATGCTTTCTCAGAGCTCTCAAATCCTGCCTCTGTCAGCAAGGAACTCATAACCACTTGCAGAGTCCTCTTCCAGGCCAGATGGTAGTTATCAGCAGTGTTAGTGGACTGTTTCCTTCCTGATCTCATTCTggagccaccaggcccagcttttcTTTTGGCCATCTTGCTCTCCATACTGCCCTGtaataggaatcttaaaagggCCAGGAGGTGATGTCCCACTCCTAcggtagagtcaggcagatctctgtgaatttgaggccagcctgggagacagAGTGTATTACAGAAAAGGcaacaaagctactcagagaaaccttgcctcgaaaacaaaacaaaacaaaacaaaaaaattcgaAACCATATATTTGGGTGAAGAACTGAGCGATTAGAGGAATAcgacaagccacagctaacctcacatcCACAACTCCTGATCAAATCCTATTTCCACGAAGCTTCAGACAGTGACAGATTCTGAGTGAAGACATGAATGGAACTCAGCTCaactgcctctggttcctggtgtTCATTCTTATATACCTCTATGATGCCTAaggtcacttcctgggattaaaggtgtgtgtctttcccaagcaaaacaTATGAtctcaagaactgggattaaaggtgtatgtcaccaggcctggctgttctCTTTGTGGCCttgacctctctctgcctccaaagtgatggTGTTTAAGGCCTGGGTGCccccattttctgacctctgtctaa from Onychomys torridus unplaced genomic scaffold, mOncTor1.1, whole genome shotgun sequence includes the following:
- the LOC118576088 gene encoding LOW QUALITY PROTEIN: transcription initiation factor TFIID subunit 8-like (The sequence of the model RefSeq protein was modified relative to this genomic sequence to represent the inferred CDS: deleted 1 base in 1 codon); its protein translation is MAKRKAGPGGSRMRSGRKQSTNTADNYHLAWKRTLQVVMSSLLTEAGFESSEKASVETLTEILQSYISEVWRSAKSFCEHTARSQPTLWDILVTLVEMGFNVNTLPAYAKGSQRMVITAPLVTNQPVTPKALSAGDNRPHPPHIHNHFQEFPDPHTYIKTPTYLEPVSDNQVLSERAASQRRDVEQALTCFMARTGKPQSLFKDDFSTFHVIASRTLTIPYLTALLPLELEIQHMEETDTENIPLPISIKNSRAEKENSSMSGSWNREESIMDNPYVQPVKKPKICRKSLC